From the genome of Miscanthus floridulus cultivar M001 chromosome 10, ASM1932011v1, whole genome shotgun sequence, one region includes:
- the LOC136486169 gene encoding stress response protein nst1-like isoform X1: MCMLCAVQRWSRRVATMLPWLVVPLIAIWAATQLLLPAAYRFEVTSSRLACVSMLLLTLFWYEILLPRLSLWRARRSARLREERRAHALELHKLRKTATRRCRNCSNSYRDQNPGGGKFMCSYCGHVSKRPVLDLNSAGKAPSRWPCAQDCGDWLDLRCSSGASTSFWGFSWHLLLPFFTATVRWPLRKIFRFTSSGDGEGLGPDGKRLAKGGENGGKTEESRVEKARRKAEEKRLVRLEREMLEEEERKQREEMAKLVEERRRLRDEKAEAEERSKSATPVGEKDARREAERRRQERRKKEDKGSSKSNSDCEDIDRRLGREGDRKRAFDRKIDSGRREGYKPHYFEANNRSNKTVESRAKYFGRMTGGFLSSSRGFGGGSFFGRSAQAPAPQVNKVSRPVVPATDQGDAAKRDVQHAARQAAAKSASAGETRNSWTNFNRPVSPNVQAAPTSFKKSWHQLFSRSASVSPCPDATTSARDMNRKPEPNGAQISNAHTFLSQYPPLDSKPSSSQSMQFPGFPPVNGVPPNKPLPHFPAGHKPFYDDAESAVFEDSEQFEDPCYDPDAIALLGPVSESLDNFPPDLDCGFISSDVAKKSHGRPSPIESPLSRSRMVEEKPVKPLHLLVAKRPGGPIQPEASSEQGTWQMWSTPLVHESLGLQGPQSQWPRQTNQLNYSANLFNDGTKGPLGTGLNGTDPWLQKAPFQQLPPDTPSLFLPHEIPGKLRNDLVFGSPNKSAREHPFGPPGPSWPKGELSLNGAQEGGGHFSLPSSAPVSGGGGLFCSTSPDVQSSVWSFNEKETAQQGQTLL, from the exons ATGTGTATGCTCTGCGCCGTGCAGCGCTGGTCGCGGCGCGTCGCCACCATGCTCCCGTGGCTCGTCGTCCCGCTCATCGCCATCTGGGCCGCCACCCAGCTGCTCCTCCCGGCCGCCTACCGCTTCGAGGTCACCTCCTCGCGGCTCGCCTGCGTCTCCATGCTCCTCCTCACCCTCTTCTGGTACGAGATCCTCCTCCCGCGGCTCTCCCTCTGGCGCGCCCGCCGCTCCGCGCGCCTCCGCGAGGAGCGCCGCGCGCACGCGCTCGAGCTCCACAAGCTCCGCAAGACCGCCACCCGACGCTGCCGCAACTGCAGCAACTCCTACAGGGACCAGAACCCCGGCGGCGGCAAGTTCATGTGCTCCTACTGCGGCCACGTCTCCAAGCGCCCCGTGCTCGACCTTAATTCGGCCGGGAAGGCCCCCTCCAGGTGGCCTTGCGCTCAGGATTGTGGAGACTGGCTCGACCTGCGCTGCTCCTCCGGCGCCAGTACCTCCTTCTGGGGGTTCTCATGGCACCTGCTGTTGCCATTTTTCACAGCAACAGTGAGGTGGCCATTGAGGAAGATATTCAGATTTACATCGTCAGGGGACGGTGAGGGCTTGGGCCCAGATGGTAAAAGGTTGGCAAAGGGAGGGGAGAATGGGGGAAAAACTGAGGAGAGCAGGGTCGAGAAGGCGAGGAGGAAGGCAGAGGAGAAGAGGCTGGTGAGGCTGGAGAGGGAAATGCTGGAGGAGGAAGAAAGGAAGCAGCGGGAAGAGATGGCAAAGCTGGTGGAGGAACGTAGGAGGCTGAGGGATGAGAAAGCTGAGGCCGAGGAGCGGTCCAAAAGTGCTACCCCTGTTGGGGAGAAGGATGCTAGGAGGGAGGCAGAGAGGCGGCGccaggagaggaggaagaaagagGACAAAGGGTCAAGCAAGAGTAATTCAGATTGTGAGGACATTGATAGACGATTGGGCCGAGAAGGCGACAGGAAGCGAGCCTTCGACAGAAAGATTGACTCTGGCAGACGTGAGGGTTACAAGCCTCATTACTTTGAAGCTAACAATCGTAGTAATAAGACAGTGGAGAGCAGAGCAAAGTACTTTGGCCGTATGACGGGTGGTTTCTTATCTTCGTCAAGAGGGTTTGGCGGTGGTTCCTTCTTTGGCAGAAGTGCTCAGGCCCCTGCTCCTCAAGTTAACAAGGTTAGCAGACCCGTAGTTCCTGCAACTGACCAGGGTGATGCGGCCAAAAGAGATGTCCAGCATGCAGCCAGGCAAGCTGCAGCCAAATCCGCTTCAGCTGGGGAAACCAGAAATTCATGGACTAATTTTAATCGACCT GTTAGTCCAAATGTGCAGGCAGCCCCTACCAGCTTTAAAAAGTCATGGCATCAGCTGTTTAGTCGTTCAGCATCAGTCTCCCCTTGTCCTGATGCTACAACTTCAGCTCGTGATATGAATCGGAAGCCAGAACCAAATGGAGCGCAAATAAGCAATGCTCATACATTTCTCTCTCAGTATCCTCCTCTGGACAGCAAGCCAAGTTCGAGCCAGTCCATGCAATTTCCAGGTTTTCCACCGGTTAATGGAGTACCTCCCAATAAGCCACTACCTCATTTTCCTGCTGGACATAAGCCTTTCTATGATGATGCAGAATCTGCTGTATTTGAAGATTCAGAACAGTTTGAGGACCCATGCTATGATCCAGATGCAATCGCATTGCTTGGGCCAGTTTCAGAGTCTTTAGATAACTTCCCTCCAGACTTGGATTGTGGTTTCATCTCGAGTGATGTCGCCAAGAAATCACATGGGAGGCCTTCACCAATTGAGTCGCCTCTCTCTAGATCTCGTATGGTTGAAGAAAAGCCTGTCAAGCCCCTGCACTTATTAGTTGCAAAACGGCCTGGTGGTCCTATTCAGCCTGAGGCTAGCAGTGAGCAAGGCACATGGCAAATGTGGAGCACGCCATTGGTTCATGAAAGTTTAGGTCTGCAAGGCCCTCAGAGTCAGTGGCCTCGACAGACAAATCAATTAAACTATAGTGCCAATCTTTTCAATGACGGAACAAAAGGCCCCCTGGGTACTGGTTTGAATGGCACTGATCCTTGGCTGCAGAAAGCTCCTTTCCAGCAATTGCCACCTGATACACCAAGCCTGTTCCTTCCACATGAAATACCAGGGAAATTACGCAATGACTTGGTTTTTGGGTCTCCAAATAAATCAGCACGTGAACACCCCTTTGGACCACCTGGTCCTTCTTGGCCCAA GGGGGAGCTGTCGCTGAATGGAGCCCAGGAAGGTGGTGGCCATTTTTCATTGCCGTCCAGCGCACCAGTCAGTGGCGGAGGAGGCTTATTTTGCTCGACAAGTCCTGATGTCCAGTCCTCCGTGTGGTCTTTCAACGAAAAAGAGACAGCGCAGCAGGGACAAACCTTGTTATAG
- the LOC136486169 gene encoding stress response protein nst1-like isoform X2, producing the protein MCMLCAVQRWSRRVATMLPWLVVPLIAIWAATQLLLPAAYRFEVTSSRLACVSMLLLTLFWYEILLPRLSLWRARRSARLREERRAHALELHKLRKTATRRCRNCSNSYRDQNPGGGKFMCSYCGHVSKRPVLDLNSAGKAPSRWPCAQDCGDWLDLRCSSGASTSFWGFSWHLLLPFFTATVRWPLRKIFRFTSSGDGEGLGPDGKRLAKGGENGGKTEESRVEKARRKAEEKRLVRLEREMLEEEERKQREEMAKLVEERRRLRDEKAEAEERSKSATPVGEKDARREAERRRQERRKKEDKGSSKSNSDCEDIDRRLGREGDRKRAFDRKIDSGRREGYKPHYFEANNRSNKTVESRAKYFGRMTGGFLSSSRGFGGGSFFGRSAQAPAPQVNKVSRPVVPATDQGDAAKRDVQHAARQAAAKSASAGETRNSWTNFNRPVSPNVQAAPTSFKKSWHQLFSRSASVSPCPDATTSARDMNRKPEPNGAQISNAHTFLSQYPPLDSKPSSSQSMQFPGFPPVNGVPPNKPLPHFPAGHKPFYDDAESAVFEDSEQFEDPCYDPDAIALLGPVSESLDNFPPDLDCGFISSDVAKKSHGRPSPIESPLSRSRMVEEKPVKPLHLLVAKRPGGPIQPEASSEQGTWQMWSTPLVHESLGLQGPQSQWPRQTNQLNYSANLFNDGTKGPLGTGLNGTDPWLQKAPFQQLPPDTPSLFLPHEIPGKLRNDLVFGSPNKSAREHPFGPPGPSWPKFCVYNEKKFWRG; encoded by the exons ATGTGTATGCTCTGCGCCGTGCAGCGCTGGTCGCGGCGCGTCGCCACCATGCTCCCGTGGCTCGTCGTCCCGCTCATCGCCATCTGGGCCGCCACCCAGCTGCTCCTCCCGGCCGCCTACCGCTTCGAGGTCACCTCCTCGCGGCTCGCCTGCGTCTCCATGCTCCTCCTCACCCTCTTCTGGTACGAGATCCTCCTCCCGCGGCTCTCCCTCTGGCGCGCCCGCCGCTCCGCGCGCCTCCGCGAGGAGCGCCGCGCGCACGCGCTCGAGCTCCACAAGCTCCGCAAGACCGCCACCCGACGCTGCCGCAACTGCAGCAACTCCTACAGGGACCAGAACCCCGGCGGCGGCAAGTTCATGTGCTCCTACTGCGGCCACGTCTCCAAGCGCCCCGTGCTCGACCTTAATTCGGCCGGGAAGGCCCCCTCCAGGTGGCCTTGCGCTCAGGATTGTGGAGACTGGCTCGACCTGCGCTGCTCCTCCGGCGCCAGTACCTCCTTCTGGGGGTTCTCATGGCACCTGCTGTTGCCATTTTTCACAGCAACAGTGAGGTGGCCATTGAGGAAGATATTCAGATTTACATCGTCAGGGGACGGTGAGGGCTTGGGCCCAGATGGTAAAAGGTTGGCAAAGGGAGGGGAGAATGGGGGAAAAACTGAGGAGAGCAGGGTCGAGAAGGCGAGGAGGAAGGCAGAGGAGAAGAGGCTGGTGAGGCTGGAGAGGGAAATGCTGGAGGAGGAAGAAAGGAAGCAGCGGGAAGAGATGGCAAAGCTGGTGGAGGAACGTAGGAGGCTGAGGGATGAGAAAGCTGAGGCCGAGGAGCGGTCCAAAAGTGCTACCCCTGTTGGGGAGAAGGATGCTAGGAGGGAGGCAGAGAGGCGGCGccaggagaggaggaagaaagagGACAAAGGGTCAAGCAAGAGTAATTCAGATTGTGAGGACATTGATAGACGATTGGGCCGAGAAGGCGACAGGAAGCGAGCCTTCGACAGAAAGATTGACTCTGGCAGACGTGAGGGTTACAAGCCTCATTACTTTGAAGCTAACAATCGTAGTAATAAGACAGTGGAGAGCAGAGCAAAGTACTTTGGCCGTATGACGGGTGGTTTCTTATCTTCGTCAAGAGGGTTTGGCGGTGGTTCCTTCTTTGGCAGAAGTGCTCAGGCCCCTGCTCCTCAAGTTAACAAGGTTAGCAGACCCGTAGTTCCTGCAACTGACCAGGGTGATGCGGCCAAAAGAGATGTCCAGCATGCAGCCAGGCAAGCTGCAGCCAAATCCGCTTCAGCTGGGGAAACCAGAAATTCATGGACTAATTTTAATCGACCT GTTAGTCCAAATGTGCAGGCAGCCCCTACCAGCTTTAAAAAGTCATGGCATCAGCTGTTTAGTCGTTCAGCATCAGTCTCCCCTTGTCCTGATGCTACAACTTCAGCTCGTGATATGAATCGGAAGCCAGAACCAAATGGAGCGCAAATAAGCAATGCTCATACATTTCTCTCTCAGTATCCTCCTCTGGACAGCAAGCCAAGTTCGAGCCAGTCCATGCAATTTCCAGGTTTTCCACCGGTTAATGGAGTACCTCCCAATAAGCCACTACCTCATTTTCCTGCTGGACATAAGCCTTTCTATGATGATGCAGAATCTGCTGTATTTGAAGATTCAGAACAGTTTGAGGACCCATGCTATGATCCAGATGCAATCGCATTGCTTGGGCCAGTTTCAGAGTCTTTAGATAACTTCCCTCCAGACTTGGATTGTGGTTTCATCTCGAGTGATGTCGCCAAGAAATCACATGGGAGGCCTTCACCAATTGAGTCGCCTCTCTCTAGATCTCGTATGGTTGAAGAAAAGCCTGTCAAGCCCCTGCACTTATTAGTTGCAAAACGGCCTGGTGGTCCTATTCAGCCTGAGGCTAGCAGTGAGCAAGGCACATGGCAAATGTGGAGCACGCCATTGGTTCATGAAAGTTTAGGTCTGCAAGGCCCTCAGAGTCAGTGGCCTCGACAGACAAATCAATTAAACTATAGTGCCAATCTTTTCAATGACGGAACAAAAGGCCCCCTGGGTACTGGTTTGAATGGCACTGATCCTTGGCTGCAGAAAGCTCCTTTCCAGCAATTGCCACCTGATACACCAAGCCTGTTCCTTCCACATGAAATACCAGGGAAATTACGCAATGACTTGGTTTTTGGGTCTCCAAATAAATCAGCACGTGAACACCCCTTTGGACCACCTGGTCCTTCTTGGCCCAA GTTCTGTGTTTACAATGAGAAGAAGTTTTGGAGGGGATAA
- the LOC136487930 gene encoding non-specific lipid transfer protein GPI-anchored 2-like gives MSQARILLAVLAITTIAVASQEDALSSAVVPTPPVLTPPAPTPEPCSCCDLCNIVPGPFLAVPGGGSSSSAPILPPPPSPPAPVPAPVNCVTASSGLAPCGTFLTGGAGPPPTPQSSCCNGLAAFLSSARAAAPVAGRQRLRCLCPIIHGDVNAVLPEPVDPVRMLYLPVACGLALPPQTIPICFGERMPTIANLTSAGVLH, from the exons ATGTCGCAAGCTCGCATCCTTCTCGCGGTGCTGGCCATCACTACCATTGCGGTGGCCTCCCAAGAAGACGCGCTCAGCTCCGCGGTCGTTCCCACCCCTCCAGTCCTAACACCTCCGGCGCCAACGCCGGAGCCGTGCTCATGTTGCGACCTATGCAACATAGTGCCGGGGCCGTTTTTGGCCGTTCCAGGCGGCGGGTCCTCGTCGTCGGCGCCCATCCTGCCCCCACCGCCGTCTCCACCGGCGCCTGTGCCAGCGCCCGTGAACTGCGTCACGGCCTCGTCGGGGCTGGCGCCCTGCGGGACGTTCCTGACGGGGGGCGCGGGTCCTCCTCCGACGCCGCAGTCCAGTTGCTGCAACGGGCTGGCTGCGTTCCTCTCGAGCGCCAGAGCTGCAGCGCCGGTCGCTGGGCGGCAGAGGCTCCGGTGCCTCTGCCCAATCATCCACGGCGATGTCAATGCCGTCCtccccgagcccgtcgaccctgTCCGCATGCTGTACCTGCCGGTGGCATGCGGCCTGGCGCTCCCTCCGCAGACCATCCCAATCTGCTTCG GAGAGCGTATGCCGACCATCGCCAACCTCACTTCAGCAGGCGTTCTGCACTGA